In the genome of Pseudopipra pipra isolate bDixPip1 chromosome 4, bDixPip1.hap1, whole genome shotgun sequence, one region contains:
- the ZGRF1 gene encoding 5'-3' DNA helicase ZGRF1 isoform X1 has product MASQEFTVLYTHQKTKKAKTWQDGVLRIRTGRNQATLFDDKGQCLESIFIKSQVAAGDDLESERYLITVEAAKASEKPLEDQPRRAEETPAVDRNGVRPGLLPPRHLPVGLKRKFTGFQGPRQVAKKIPAVEEEEKPTLLPLSKQCQGTFPSQFYVTSPLFSTIHQEDADTNLSAGFQEDGCRDNDRDHLSVSSVLPAPFLDRCEGTEKQSSAQFLVKPESPLLTGQTGPGAVSHNIRSTAQIIALLKSKPAQGHGEQTAALTESLSRFQASKNADLPDQKSTALPAFPGDPAKGIVPNAQHLPFGKGTGNDKKDWNAEMPLNSSEQPYGEEATGQRHKKKVNNLSQDLQDPCNTNSCFLPESTISGMSDSQFVPSSGDISPSASPVTFENNSFGHREQSGTKDLRENSSVKMQSELQPRQNSEGVPSDPELSGDLTLTEAGIVKEELSLHGKGCSPDEELMEVNFNLMESFDFNDTDSEEVCERDVKKPAEGDTLSESPDCSEGGEVAPNAVLRPHSPCEGVTHSKNEAKCSTFDRENEGSDRTGGVLSELCEASARDTRRVAEDPASQSRTEVELLGGGHNIKEMNASQLSLEATSIKEDDAGCAALTINGTPRVRNQHSDPVPGDTNVKECHPETSLFEATGSVSGISPSRITSATEEEGVTQLGCRESPEAGSEHFWGSRSGGIKPGSPLLALSPKSALGSGSFQYTAGDHQQVFGTSHKEDALLSTSPVHPLGTGHSSPEETESENSESINTPPAACRGERGVAESSSGLPALVNDIALLRALTQHSTALESLQKMEENNSVFCETETSQETFEPLGKDEAIKEFTEMPYSESLQAPSCSYFDSSGLMPSSVDSLLQKTEPYILPVAAAQRDPGTCDWQPKPVAFQGHQVKGSAASEIMVRVPCSQLGWQQYPHNMDFAAETFLSPLFSSNYGLSDFRQSPCSRSLHGDDMDGIREGNFQMEPDVTEESRINQSPLAFPVYPEVPAWTVSGSPSHSALRQAQWTSWEPGKISSEVTSSFDPDSTISPPSGNEETTGDIQEPLLQGILPSEPELPDFVFTGEKSSYPEECSLLRSKGTGKTRTPFVTLPATQEIPAVVYSTDSEELQQSLGSPGGNLCSEPMEFPRSAPGPQDRNYETSVFGEYAEDGQRESVQALLPDVTSQHRQSKWLKYQNSAQSDLIPDREETEDICARSILGMLRGDTGESGAGNQSAPGAAPLLTSKSSPGECCASSNPPDWISEGKLLSLHLRGTPLAAATQKVLSHLSCHAGTGEGQDVTISELSFPNVDKVKHAHLPKRKISIPAVFRSHLHYKQIFKAALTEQLNIMLFELSQRLHSALSKVDISFYTSVKDGQSQGSCAPLCNHMHPAKLVMVKKEGHNKGRLFYACDAPKAEQCSFFKWVEDVNPTQAKSRPSAVLHDIKSIGTYLRGQKIALYEECQLLVRKAFEIQTQRYSKFKKFMNTPASLDGDSKPKLYLKLSKKEHSSLYSKDDIWVVSKTLNFDPIDTFIASSAFFGPSSNSEIELLPLKGYSPSNWRSNMCVHALLVCNASGELASLRNMEEHFNPSTLPLIPYLLNMNHHSENAPKRVDRRKFIPPAMSLKSSMRAGPVSSEVAMGLAKEMIQRFSLNPDQATSLIHIARMMTWCGNITPEEEHQSFPITIIRGVFGAGKSYLLSVVILFLVQLFESSEATEGPRPTPWKLLIASSTNVAVDRILLGLLDLGFEDFIRVGSIRKITKAILPHSLHAGSGNENEQLKELLALMKEDLTPAEKIYVRKSIEQHKLGTNKTILQQVKVVGVTCAACPFPCLNALRFPVVMLDECSQMTEPASLLPIARFQCEKLVLVGDPKQLPPTIQGSESVHEQGLEQTLFDRLCLMGHQAILLRTQYRCHPALSAIANELFYGGNLRDGISEEDRTPLLDWLPTLCFYSVNGTEQVERDNSFSNMAEAHFAVKLIQSLIASGIEGAAIGVITLYKSQMYKIQGLLSGVHSEAFEVKPVQVSTVDAFQGAEKEVIVLSCVRTRQFGFIDSEKRMNVALTRAKRHLLIVGNLACLSRNKLWGRVIHHCKGRENGLQNASQCEQQLNDILKCYLEERKEEEQSKKKEK; this is encoded by the exons ATGGCCTCTCAAGAATTTACT GTATTATACACTcaccaaaagacaaaaaaagccaaaacgTGGCAAGATGGAGTTCTGAGGATTAGAACTGGCAGGAATCAG GCCACCTTGTTTGATGACAAAGGACAATGCCTGGAGagtatttttataaaatctCAG GTGGCTGCTGGAGATGATTTAGAGAGCGAACGATATTTGATCACGGTCGAAGCAGCAAAAGCGAGTGAAAAACCTTTGGAAGATCAGCCAAGGAGAGCAGAAGAAACTCCAGCAGTGGATAGAAATGGTGTCAGACCTGGTCTTCTGCCTCCAAGACACCTCCCTGTTGGCCTGAAGAGGAAGTTTACG GGGTTCCAAGGGCCACGCCAAGTTGCAAAGAAAATACCAGCcgtggaagaggaagaaaaaccaaCACTGTTGCCTTTATCTAAGCAGTGCCAGGGGACTTTTCCGTCCCAGTTTTATGTCACCTCTCCGTTATTTTCCACGATTCACCAGGAGGATGCGGACACGAATCTCTCCGCAGGCTTCCAGGAAGATGGATGTAGGGATAATGACAGAGACCACCTGTCTGTCTCCTCGGTGCTTCCAGCTCCATTTCTTGACAGATGTGAGGGGACAGAGAAGCAAAGCTCTGCTCAGTTCCTGGTGAAGCCAGAATCTCCTCTCCTTACTGGGCAAACTGGTCCCGGGGCAGTGTCCCACAACATCAGGAGCACGGCACAGATCATTGCTCTTCTGAAGTCCAAACCAGCACAAGGACACGGAGAACAAACAGCTGCACTTACAGAAAGTCTCTCCAGGTTTCAGGCATCAAAAAATGCAGATTTACCTGACCAAAAAAGCACGGCCCTGCCTGCTTTTCCGGGTGATCCTGCCAAAGGAATCGTTCCGAACGCTCAGCACCTGCCTTTTGGGAAGGGAACTGGAAATGATAAGAAGGACTGGAATGCTGAAATGcctctgaattcatctgaacaGCCTTATGGTGAAGAAGCCACAGGACAGAGACACaagaaaaaggtaaataatTTAAGTCAAGATTTGCAGGATCCCTGCAACACAAATAGTTGCTTCCTACCTGAGTCCACCATAAGTGGAATGAGTGACAGCCAGTTTGTCCCGTCCTCAGGTGACATTTCACCTTCAGCAAGTCCAGTCACCTTTGAAAACAATTCTTTTGGACACAGGGAGCAGTCAGGGACTAAGGATCTTAGGGAGAATTCATCTGTGAAGATGCAGAGCGAGCTTCAGCCGAGACAAAATTCAGAGGGGGTGCCCAGTGACCCGGAGCTTTCCGGGGATCTAACACTGACTGAAGCTGGAATTGTTAAGGAGGAGTTAAGTTTGCATGGCAAAGGGTGTAGTCCAGATGAAGAACTGATGGAGGTTAACTTTAATCTGATGGAGTCTTTTGATTTTAATGACACAGACAGTGAAGAAGTGTGTGAAAGAGATGTGAAGAAGCCCGCTGAGGGAGACACGCTTTCAGAGAGCCCAGATTGCTCTGAGGGAGGGGAGGTAGCTCCAAATGCTGTGTTGAGACCTCATTCCCCCTGTGAAGGAGTGACACACAGCAAAAATGAAGCCAAATGTTCAACATTTGACAGAGAGAATGAGGGAAGTGACCGCACTGGGGGTGTTTTGTCTGAGCTTTGTGAAGCCAGTGCCAGAGATACCAGGAGGGTTGCAGAAGACCCTGCGAGCCAGAGCAGAACTGAAGTGGAACTTTTGGGTGGTGGACACAACATAAAAGAGATGAATGCAAGTCAATTAAGTCTTGAAGCCACAAGCATTAAAGAGGATGATGCTGGCTGTGCAGCACTCACCATTAATGGCACACCCCGGGTAAGAAACCAGCACTCTGATCCCGTGCCTGGGGACACAAATGTTAAGGAATGTCACCCTGAAACCAGCCTGTTTGAGGCAACTGGAAGTGTTTCAGGTATTTCTCCCAGCAGAATCACTTCTGCCACTGAAGAAGAAGGTGTCAcacagctgggctgcagggaatcCCCAGAGGCTGGCTCAGAACACTTCTGGGGGAGTAGGAGTGGTGGCATTAAACCAGGCAGTCCTTTGCTGGCTTTGTCACCAAAATCAGCTCTTGGCAGTGGCTCATTCCAATATACTGCAGGAGACCATCAGCAGGTATTTGGCACATCACATAAGGAAGATGCTCTCCTTTCCACAAGTCCTGTGCATCCTTTAGGAACAGGCCATTCATCTCCAGAGGAAACAGAGTCTGAAAACTCAGAGAGCATAAACacccctcctgcagcctgcaGAGGTGAAAGAGGAGTGGCTGAAAGCTCCTCAGGTCTCCCTGCTCTGGTGAATGATATTGCTCTTCTGAGGGCTTTGACTCAACACAGCACAGCTTTAGAAAGCTTGCAAAAGATGGAGGAAAATAACAGCGTGTTCTGTGAGACAGAGACTTCCCAGGAGACATTTGAACCCCTTGGGAAAGATGAAG CTATAAAAGAGTTTACAGAAATGCCTTACTCAGAAAGTTTACAGGCACCTTCCTGTTCATACTTTGATTCTTCTGGCCTTATG cccagctctgtggaCAGTTTATTACAGAAGACAGAGCCATATATTCTACCAGTAGCAGCAGCCCAAAGAGACCCTGGGACATGTGACTGGCAACCAAAG CCTGTTGCATTCCAAGGGCACCAAgtaaagggatcagcagctaGTGAGATCATGGTGAGagttccctgctcccagctgggatGGCAGCAGTACCCACATAACATGGACTTTGCAGCTGAGACATTTTTGTCACCCCTGTTTTCAAGCAATTATGGCCTTTCTGACTTCAGACAG tcTCCATGTTCCAGAAGTCTTCATGGGGATGATATGGATGGTATCAGAGAAGGGAATTTTCAAATGGAGCCTGATGTGACTGAAGAGTCAAGAATAAATCAGTCTC CACTGGCATTCCCTGTGTATCCTGAAGTGCCAGCATGGACAGTGTCAGGCTCACCTTCACATTCTGCTCTGAGACAAGCACAGTGGACTTCCTGGGAACCTGGCAAG ATTTCATCAGAAGTGACTTCCTCATTTGATCCGGATTCTACAATTTCTCCACCTTCAGGAAATGAGGAAACTACTGGAGACATCCAGGAGCCCCTGCTACAAGGGATCTTACCAAGTGAACCAGAACTCccagattttgttttca CAGGGGAGAAATCCAGCTATCCAGAGGAATGCAGCCTCCTGAGATCCAAAGGCACCGGTAAAACCCGGACTCCGTTTGTCACCCTTCCTGCCACCCAGGAGATTCCTGCCGTGGTTTATTCCACTGACAGCGAGGAGCTCCAGCAATCCTTGGGCTCTCCAGGAGGCAATTTATGCAGCGAGCCAATGGAATTTCCTAGGAGTGCTCCCGGCCCCCAGGACAGGAATTATGAGACCTCTGTGTTTGGGGAGTACGCGGAAGACGGACAAAGGGAATCTGTCCAAGCCCTGCTCCCTGACGTGACTTCCCAACACAGACAAAGCAAGTGGCTGAAGTATCAAAACAGTGCTCAGAGTGACTTGATCCCTGACAGGGAAGAGACTGAGGACATCTGTGCCCGGAGCATCCTTGGAATGCTGCGGGGTGACACGGGAGAGAGCGGAGCTGGGAATCAAAGCGCTCCCggtgctgcccctctgctgACATCCAAGAGCTCCCCTGGGGAATGCTGTGCAAGCAGCAACCCCCCAGATTGGATTTCTGAAGGGAAGTTACTTTCCCTGCACTTAAGAGGGACACCTTTGGCTGCGGCAACACAAAAGGTGTTGAGTCACCTGAGCTGCCACGCCGGAACAGGAGAGGGCCAG GACGTAACAATTTCTGAGTTGTCTTTTCCTAACGTGGACAAAGTGAAACATGCTCATCTCCCTAAAAGAAAGATCTCCATCCCAGCTGTGTTTCGGTCTCATCTTCACtacaaacagatttttaaagctGCTCTGACAG AACAACTGAACATAATGCTGTTTGAGCTGTCCCAAAGATTGCACAGTGCTCTCTCCAAAGTGGACATATCATTTTACACATCAGTGAAAGATGGGCAAAGCCAGGGAAGCTGTGCTCCACTCTGCAACCACATGCACCCTGCTAAGCTGGTTATGGTTAAAAAAGAAGGTCATAACAAG GGTCGTTTGTTCTATGCCTGTGACGCCCCGAAAGCTGAGCAGTGCTCGTTTTTCAAGTGGGTAGAAGACGTGAACCCCACACAGGCAAAATCCAGACCCAGTGCAGTGCTCCACGACATCAAAAGCATTGGGACATACCTCAGAGGCCAAAAGATTGCTCTCTATGAGGAATGCCAGCTTTTGGTGAG GAAAGCCTTTGAAATTCAAACCCAGAGGTACAGTAAGTTCAAGAAATTTATGAATACACCTGCCAGCTTAGATGGTGATTCCAAACCCAAATTATACCTCAAATTAAGCAAAAAGGAGCATTCTTCTCTCTACAGCAAAG ATGATATTTGGGTGGTTTCAAAGACTCTGAACTTTGATCCCATTGATACTTTCATTGCAAGCAGTGCTTTCTTTGGACCATCCTCCAACAGTGAAATAGAATTGCTCCCATTGAAAGGCTACAGTCCCTCAAACTGGAGATCAAACA TGTGTGTTCACGCCCTGCTGGTTTGTAATGCCAGTGGGGAGCTGGCATCCTTAAGGAATATGGAGGAGCACTTCAATCCCTCCACATTACCACTAATCCCATACCTACTAAACAT GAATCATCATTCTGAAAATGCTCCTAAAAGAGTCGACAGAAGAAAATTTATTCCTCCTGCCATGAGCTTGAAAAGCTCAATGAGGGctggccctgtcagctctgagGTGGCCATGGGACTGGCTAAAGAGATGATCCAAAGGTTCTCCCTGAACCCGGACCAGGCGACATCGCTGATCCACATCGCTCGGATGATGACCTGGTGTGGGAATATCACCCCAGAGGAGGAACATCAGAGCTTCCCCATCACCATCATACGTG GTGTTTTTGGAGCTGGCAAGAGCTACCTGCTGTCTGTGGTGATCCTGTTCCTCGTACAGCTCTTCGAAAGCAGCGAAGCCACGGAGGGTCCAAGGCCAACTCCGTGGAAACTTCTCATTGCTTCTTCCACCAACGTTGCCGTGGACAGGATACTGCTGGG CCTGCTCGATCTTGGATTTGAGGATTTTATCAGAGTGGGAAGTATTAGGAAGATCACCAAAGCAATTCTTCCCCACAG TTTACATGCAGGCTCAGGAAATGAAAACGAGCAGCTGAAAGAGCTGCTTGCTCTCATGAAAGAAGATTTGACTCCAGCTGAAAAAATATATGTCAGGAAGAGCATTGAGCAGCACAAACTGGGGACCAATAAAACCATCCTGCAACAG GTAAAAGTGGTTGGAGTGACCTGTGCTGcctgccccttcccctgcctgaatGCCCTCAGGTTCCCCGTGGTGATGCTGGATGAGTGCAGTCAGATGACTGAACCTGCTTCTCTCCTTCCCATCGCCAG GTTTCAGTGTGAAAAGCTCGTCCTTGTTGGAGACCCCAAGCAATTACCACCAACTATTCAAGGGTCTGAGAGTGTCCATGAGCAGGGACTGGAGCAGACCCTCTTTGACCGGCTCTGCTTAATG ggaCATCAAGCAATACTCCTCCGGACACAGTACCGCTGTCACCCTGCCCTCAGTGCCATCGCCAACGAGCTGTTCTACGGAGGGAACCTCAGGGATGGCATTTCTGAGGAGGACAGAACTCCTTTACTGGACTGGCTTCCAACGCTGTGCTTTTACAGTGTGAATGGCACAGAGCAG gtggAAAGAGACAACAGCTTTTCCAACATGGCAGAGGCTCACTTTGCAGtcaagctcatccagtccctgATTGCCAGTGGAATAGAAGGAGCTGCTATTGGTGTGATTACTCTTTATAAATCACAGATGTATAAG ATTCAGGGTTTGCTCAGTGGGGTTCACTCTGAAGCTTTTGAAGTGAAACCTGTCCAGGTGTCCACTGTAGATGCTTTCCAAGGTGCTGAGAAGGAAGTCATTGTCTTGTCCTGTGTCAGGACCAGACAGTTTGGGTTCATAGACTCGGAGAAGAGGATGAACGTGGCGCTAACGAGGGCAAAGAGGCACTTGCTGATTGTGGGAAACCTGGCCTGTTTAAGCAGGAACAAGCTGTGGGGAAGAGTAATTCACCACTGCAAag GACGGGAAAATGGATTGCAAAATGCAAGCCAGTGCGAGCAGCAGCTAAACGACATTCTGAAGTGCTACTTGGAGGAACggaaggaagaggagcagagtaagaagaaggaaaaataa